A single Scylla paramamosain isolate STU-SP2022 unplaced genomic scaffold, ASM3559412v1 Contig54, whole genome shotgun sequence DNA region contains:
- the LOC135098305 gene encoding uncharacterized protein LOC135098305 encodes MSEREKGSGTPRRPPSPASGGKQREKDLLEGDGKRRKASRDSSSTQPPPACPQSAAGPSHIGDTAVPPSSEVTLDKLSTLLGALIERLDQPAVPPVSVETNFTFPHSDDEAAEAPRCLPEADPLDDLDLLTAPATQSTGDSVVDADFQKALDEFAGHFRGEEETGDPLSDRLAGILNASLRRRPSSDGVKLTCDKIKLPSNVPNLKVPATNSAITKAMSVGGKLVDTRLSLTNKLLTKALVPIACCISDIGDKKDKPVNYYLDGLNNSLRLLTSAVNYINQLRKEVARTHVNDSALAELCNWECEVGKDDLFPFDVIKKCEEIHKSRKLGRPTFRPYKAPGKRFASPRQLPSRPSLSAAETTSPNKVFFRPEASPGEGDAETQSSPVKVPLYYIKGPPKAPGRRSYSDGDSSSMADSSMVPDSPPLANGTSCASPPSSSRAATKSNSHTSSVSSVDLDSDGIIRESYQSRGLSPEVAGFLLHSWRESTRVQYGSHIKKWLSFCFGRKIDLFQPSSADLLDFLLSEFRRGAGRTYSSINTLRSAISAVASINGQPAGQHPLATRFMKAVFQVRPSLPPLRYDLGSSLDLGSHHRSWAR; translated from the exons ATGTCGGAACGGGAAAAGGGCTCAGGAACGCCTCGGCGTCCCCCCTCACCTGCTTCGGGAGGGAAGCAACGTGAGAAGGACCTTCTAGAAGGCGATGGCAAGCGGAGGAAGGCCTCCCGGGATAGTTCCAGTACTCAACCACCTCCCGCCTGTCCGCAGTCAGCTGCGGGCCCGAGCCACATCGGCGATACAGCGGTGCCTCCTTCGAGTGAAGTAACTTTGGACAAGCTTTCTACCCTTTTGGGTGCTCTAATTGAAAGATTAGACCAGCCGGCAGTCCCTCCAGTGTCGGTGGAGACAAACTTCACCTTCCCCCATTCTGATGATGAGGCAGCTGAAGCGCCTCGGTGTCTGCCCGAAGCTGATCCCCTTGACGACCTCGATCTGCTTACTGCCCCCGCTACACAGTCAACCGGTGATTCGGTGGTTGATGCGGATTTCCAGAAAGCTCTCGATGAGTTTGCTGGCCACTTCCGGGGTGAGGAAGAGACAGGTGACCCCTTATCTGACCGCCTGGCTGGCATTCTTAATGCCAGTCTGAGACGTCGGCCCTCTTCTGACGGTGTGAAGCTTACATGTGATAAGATCAAACTCCCGAGTAATGTACCCAATTTAAAGGTCCCAGCGACTAATTCTGCCATCACAAAGGCAATGAGCGTCGGTGGAAAGCTAGTTGACACTCGGCTGTCACTTACTAATAAACTGTTGACCAAGGCGTTGGTCCCCATTGCCTGTTGCATCAGTGATATTGGTGATAAGAAAGACAAGCCTGTAAACTACTACCTTGATGGTCTTAATAACAGCCTGAGGCTACTGACTTCCGCTGTTAACTACATCAATCAGCTTCGGAAAGAGGTTGCTCGAACTCATGTGAATGATTCTGCCTTGGCAGAGCTCTGCAATTGGGAGTGTGAGGTCGGCAAGGATGATTTATTCCCGTTCGATGTGATTAAGAAGTGTGAGGAAATTCACAAATCCAGGAAACTTGGGCGGCCCACCTTCCGCCCTTACAAAGCTCCTGGAAAACGATTTGCTTCACCTCGCCAGTTACCCTCACGCCCCTCACTCTCAGCAGCCGAGACCACGTCACCAAACAAGGTCTTTTTTAGGCCAGAGGCCTCCCCAGGGGAAGGGGATGCCGAGACACAGAGCTCACCAGTGAAAGTACCTTTG TATTATATCAAGGGTCCTCCAAAAGCTCCAGGAAGACGAAGCTACAGTGATGGTGATTCTTCCTCTATGGCCGACTCAAGTATGGTTCCCGACAGCCCTCCGCTTGCTAACGGCACCTCCTGTGCTTCTCCCCCGTCTTCCTCTCGTGCTGCCACAAAATCCAACTCTCACACATCCTCGGTCTCAAGTGTTGATCTTGACAGCGATGGTATTATCAGGGAATCGTACCAAAGTCGCGGCCTTTCGCCGGAAGTTGCCGGATTTCTGCTGCACTCCTGGAGGGAGAGCACGAGAGTACAGTATGGGTCGCATATTAAGAAATGGTTGTCATTTTGCTTCGGCAGGAAAATTGATCTCTTTCAGCCATCTTCAGCTGACCTTTTAGATTTCCTCCTTTCCGAATTTAGGAGGGGTGCAGGTAGGACTTACAGCTCCATCAACACGTTACGGTCGGCCATCTCGGCAGTGGCAAGTATCAATGGCCAGCCGGCAGGACAACATCCCTTAGCTACAAGGTTTATGAAAGCAGTCTTTCAGGTGAGACCGTCCTTACCCCCGCTACGGTACGACCTGGGATCCTCACTTGATCTTGGATCACATCATAGGTCTTGGGCCCGATAA